One stretch of Pseudomonas fluorescens Q2-87 DNA includes these proteins:
- a CDS encoding ribonucleoside triphosphate reductase, with protein sequence MQSTLITVGCNRLHKRDGSVVAFDADKIRQALIVAGKATGEYAEAEAEGLLEAVLVRLEGQNRLNVEQIQDRVERVLMDAGFFLSMRAYIVYREQHGRLRRDRRTLVEVATSMNEYLDREDWRVQANANQGYSLGGLILNVSGKVTANYWLDEVYSQAIGQAHREADLHIHDLDMLAGYCAGWSLRTLLHEGLNGVPGRVEAGPPKHLSSALGQMVNFLGTLQNEWAGAQAFSSFDTYLAPYLRKDKLSYAEVRQSLQEFIYNLNVPSRWGTQTPFTNLTFDWVCPEDLREQIPVIGGEEMPFAYGDLQAEMELINRAYIEVMQAGDAKGRVFTFPIPTYNITHDFPWDSENADRLFEMTARYGLPYFQNFLNSDMQPNQVRSMCCRLQLDVRELLKRGGGLFGSAEQTGSLGVVTINCARLGHLYKGDTSALLKRIDTLMELAMESLEVKRKVIQHHMDAGLYPYTKRYLGTLRNHFSTIGLNGLHEMLRNFTDDQQGMHTEQGRAFALKLLDHVRATLLRFQEETGHLYNLEATPAEGTTYRFAKEDLKRYPDILQAGSPVAPYYTNSSQLPVGFTDDPFEALELQDELQCKYTGGTVLHLYMAEQISSTQACKQLVRKALGRFRLPYLTITPTFSICPVHGYLAGEHEFCPKCDEALLLQQQLAGSVH encoded by the coding sequence ATGCAGAGCACGTTGATCACGGTAGGGTGTAACCGCTTGCACAAGCGCGATGGCAGTGTGGTTGCCTTTGATGCGGACAAGATTCGCCAGGCGCTGATCGTCGCTGGCAAGGCCACCGGCGAGTACGCCGAAGCCGAGGCCGAGGGGTTGCTGGAGGCGGTGCTGGTCCGGTTGGAAGGGCAGAACCGGTTGAACGTCGAGCAGATCCAGGACCGTGTCGAGCGGGTGTTGATGGATGCCGGATTCTTCCTTTCCATGCGCGCTTATATCGTCTACCGCGAGCAGCACGGGCGCCTGCGTCGCGACCGTCGCACGCTGGTAGAGGTCGCCACGTCGATGAACGAATACCTGGACCGCGAAGACTGGCGCGTGCAGGCCAACGCCAACCAGGGTTATTCCCTCGGCGGGCTGATCTTGAACGTGTCGGGCAAGGTCACCGCCAATTACTGGCTCGACGAGGTCTACAGCCAGGCCATCGGCCAGGCGCACCGCGAGGCTGACTTGCATATCCATGACTTGGACATGCTCGCCGGCTACTGTGCCGGCTGGTCCTTGCGCACGTTGTTGCACGAAGGTCTCAACGGCGTGCCGGGGCGGGTCGAAGCCGGGCCGCCCAAGCATTTGAGCAGCGCCCTGGGGCAGATGGTCAACTTCCTCGGCACCCTGCAAAACGAATGGGCCGGGGCCCAGGCGTTCAGCTCGTTCGACACCTACCTGGCGCCTTACCTGCGCAAGGACAAACTCAGTTACGCCGAGGTTCGCCAGTCGTTGCAGGAGTTCATCTATAACCTCAACGTCCCGTCGCGCTGGGGCACGCAAACGCCCTTCACTAACCTCACGTTCGATTGGGTCTGCCCGGAGGATTTGCGCGAACAGATCCCGGTAATCGGCGGCGAAGAAATGCCGTTCGCCTACGGTGACCTGCAAGCGGAGATGGAATTGATCAACCGCGCCTACATCGAGGTGATGCAGGCCGGCGATGCGAAAGGGCGGGTGTTCACCTTTCCGATCCCGACCTACAACATCACCCATGACTTCCCATGGGACAGCGAAAACGCCGACCGGCTGTTCGAGATGACCGCCCGTTACGGCCTGCCGTATTTCCAGAACTTCCTTAACTCGGACATGCAGCCCAACCAGGTGCGCTCGATGTGCTGTCGCCTGCAACTGGATGTGCGCGAGTTGCTCAAGCGCGGTGGCGGCCTGTTCGGTTCGGCGGAGCAGACCGGCTCCCTTGGCGTAGTGACGATCAACTGCGCGCGCCTGGGTCATTTGTACAAGGGCGACACCAGCGCTTTGCTGAAACGCATCGATACGCTGATGGAACTGGCGATGGAGAGCCTGGAGGTCAAGCGCAAGGTCATCCAGCATCATATGGACGCCGGTTTGTACCCCTACACCAAACGCTACCTGGGCACACTGCGCAATCACTTCTCCACCATTGGCTTGAATGGCCTGCACGAAATGCTGCGCAATTTCACCGATGACCAGCAGGGCATGCATACCGAGCAGGGTCGGGCGTTCGCCCTCAAATTGCTGGATCACGTGCGGGCCACGTTGCTGCGGTTCCAGGAGGAAACCGGCCACCTCTACAACCTGGAAGCCACGCCTGCCGAAGGCACGACATACCGCTTCGCCAAGGAAGACCTCAAGCGCTATCCCGACATCTTGCAGGCCGGCAGCCCGGTCGCACCGTACTACACCAATTCGTCGCAACTGCCGGTGGGCTTCACCGACGATCCATTCGAAGCCCTGGAGTTGCAGGACGAGCTGCAATGCAAATACACCGGCGGCACCGTGTTGCACCTGTACATGGCCGAGCAGATATCTTCGACCCAGGCCTGCAAGCAATTGGTGCGCAAGGCCCTGGGCCGTTTCCGCCTGCCGTACCTGACCATCACGCCGACCTTTTCCATCTGCCCGGTGCACGGCTACCTGGCCGGCGAACACGAGTTTTGCCCCAAATGCGACGAGGCCTTGCTGCTGCAACAGCAGTTGGCTGGCAGCGTCCACTGA
- a CDS encoding anaerobic ribonucleoside-triphosphate reductase activating protein, producing the protein MSRVLRVGGMVPLTTLDYPGQLACVLFCQGCAWRCRYCHNPQLIPPRGSEEVDWCRVLAFLQRRQDLLDAVVFSGGEPTLQDGLASAMEQVRQMGFRIGLHSAGIKPAAFAKVVGLADWVGFDIKALPEDALEVTRVEGSGAANWRSLDHLLASGVDYECRTTVHWHLFNPERLLSLAERLSERGVSRFAVQLVRTARMLDPHLSSVSAHALQPELWAAMRELFSSFVLRS; encoded by the coding sequence ATGAGTCGAGTGCTGCGGGTCGGGGGCATGGTGCCCCTGACCACCCTCGATTACCCGGGCCAACTGGCGTGCGTATTGTTTTGCCAGGGATGCGCCTGGCGTTGTCGTTATTGCCATAACCCGCAACTGATCCCACCTCGTGGTAGCGAAGAGGTGGATTGGTGTCGGGTCTTGGCGTTCCTGCAACGCCGCCAGGACTTGCTCGATGCGGTGGTGTTCAGCGGCGGCGAGCCGACCTTGCAGGACGGCTTGGCTTCGGCGATGGAGCAGGTACGGCAGATGGGCTTTCGCATCGGCCTGCACAGCGCCGGCATCAAGCCGGCGGCGTTCGCCAAGGTGGTTGGCCTGGCCGACTGGGTGGGTTTCGACATCAAGGCCTTGCCCGAAGATGCCCTGGAGGTGACCCGGGTCGAAGGCAGCGGCGCCGCCAACTGGCGCAGCCTCGACCATCTGCTGGCCAGCGGCGTGGATTATGAGTGCCGCACCACGGTGCATTGGCATCTGTTCAACCCCGAACGCCTGTTGAGCCTGGCCGAACGCTTGAGCGAGCGGGGCGTCAGCCGGTTTGCCGTGCAACTGGTGCGCACCGCGCGGATGCTCGACCCGCATCTTTCCAGCGTATCGGCACACGCCTTGCAACCGGAGCTTTGGGCTGCGATGCGTGAGTTGTTTTCTTCGTTTGTATTGCGCAGTTGA
- a CDS encoding cupredoxin domain-containing protein, with protein sequence MGQPTRRSHPTRHRCLAGCLLAGLALPSIAQAELPTYELSMRDGRFTPAQLEVAAGQRFKIVLKNDGQGPAEFESTPLRVEKVLSPGVTTFVVIHPLRPGHYPFFDEFNPQLPEGSILAR encoded by the coding sequence ATGGGCCAACCGACCCGTCGATCGCATCCCACGCGCCATCGATGCCTGGCCGGGTGCCTGCTGGCCGGCCTGGCCTTGCCTTCCATCGCCCAGGCCGAGCTACCGACTTATGAGTTGAGCATGCGCGATGGACGCTTCACCCCGGCGCAACTGGAGGTGGCGGCCGGGCAACGCTTCAAGATCGTGCTGAAGAACGACGGCCAGGGTCCGGCGGAGTTCGAGAGCACGCCGCTGCGCGTGGAAAAGGTCTTGTCGCCCGGCGTCACCACCTTCGTGGTGATTCATCCGCTTCGGCCTGGTCATTACCCGTTTTTCGATGAATTCAATCCGCAACTGCCCGAAGGCAGCATCCTCGCCCGGTAA
- a CDS encoding FTR1 family iron permease: MTQSMFIVWRESVEALLVIGILQAWASRQQQASRLLRYVWAGTALGLLLSGVLAGLIVLAGETMSGAANEWFQASLALIASVLIVQMVSWMHRNARTLKHDLTRDADQRLSRQGGLGLLVLALLAVSREGSETVVFLYGAGARLQGPSLGLFAIGAAAGLVLSLLTVYVLHGSRRFISWPRFFAISEAILLLLGAALLVSGIERVGGQLLAMDWPEAVYRGIGEGLWDSSTLLDDGHGLGGFLADFAGYRASPSALTLLVWLGYWLVVAGWLRPRKTENLPCLT, translated from the coding sequence ATGACTCAATCGATGTTTATTGTCTGGCGCGAAAGCGTCGAGGCCTTGCTGGTCATCGGCATTCTCCAGGCCTGGGCCAGCCGCCAACAACAGGCCAGTCGACTGCTGCGCTATGTCTGGGCCGGCACGGCGCTGGGCTTGCTGCTCTCGGGCGTGCTGGCCGGCCTGATCGTATTGGCCGGCGAAACCATGAGCGGCGCGGCCAACGAATGGTTCCAGGCGTCACTGGCGTTGATCGCCAGCGTGCTGATCGTGCAGATGGTCAGCTGGATGCACCGCAACGCAAGGACGCTCAAGCACGACCTGACACGCGACGCCGACCAGCGCCTGAGCCGCCAGGGCGGCTTGGGACTGTTGGTGCTGGCATTGTTGGCGGTCAGCCGCGAAGGCAGCGAAACCGTGGTGTTCCTGTACGGCGCCGGTGCCCGTCTACAAGGACCGTCACTGGGTCTGTTCGCCATCGGCGCGGCGGCCGGCCTGGTGCTGTCGCTGCTGACCGTCTACGTGCTGCATGGCAGCCGCCGGTTCATTTCATGGCCACGGTTCTTTGCCATCAGCGAAGCGATTCTCCTGCTGTTGGGAGCGGCGTTGCTGGTCAGCGGCATCGAGCGCGTTGGCGGTCAACTGCTCGCGATGGACTGGCCCGAGGCGGTGTATCGCGGCATTGGCGAAGGGCTGTGGGACAGCAGCACACTGCTCGACGACGGCCATGGCTTGGGCGGTTTCCTCGCCGATTTCGCCGGGTATCGCGCCAGTCCCAGTGCGCTGACGTTGCTGGTGTGGCTCGGCTATTGGCTGGTCGTCGCCGGCTGGCTGCGTCCACGCAAGACGGAAAACCTGCCATGCCTTACCTGA
- a CDS encoding DUF3079 domain-containing protein, whose amino-acid sequence MAKPFPISPKHPERICWGCDRYCPTHALACGNGADRTMHPAEMIGEDWYLHGDWGLELLDITAKVIDPSATYLKE is encoded by the coding sequence ATGGCAAAGCCGTTTCCCATCAGTCCCAAACATCCCGAGCGCATTTGCTGGGGGTGTGATCGTTATTGTCCGACCCATGCCTTGGCCTGTGGCAACGGTGCCGACCGAACGATGCACCCGGCCGAGATGATCGGCGAGGACTGGTACCTGCACGGTGATTGGGGGCTGGAGTTGCTCGACATTACCGCCAAGGTCATCGATCCCAGCGCCACTTATCTGAAGGAATGA
- the nrdD gene encoding anaerobic ribonucleoside-triphosphate reductase yields the protein MNASQSLPQAQRQRCEVWTRVMGYHRPVAAFNPGKQSEHRERVHFTESAAGRP from the coding sequence ATGAATGCATCGCAAAGCCTTCCACAAGCACAGCGTCAACGTTGCGAAGTCTGGACCCGCGTGATGGGCTATCACCGCCCGGTGGCGGCCTTTAACCCGGGCAAGCAGTCCGAGCACCGCGAGCGGGTGCACTTCACCGAAAGCGCGGCCGGGCGTCCATGA
- a CDS encoding 4Fe-4S binding protein translates to MPYLNPWLQRLGDGMRRHGATIRAVQWMVVLFYVVLLVVPALLPLPSSQARLLDNLTLLAQFLFWGLWWPFVLLSIVLFGRLWCGVLCPEGALSEWASRYGKGLGMPRGLRWAGWSTLAFCLTTIYGQLISVYDYAQAALLILGGSTVAAVIVGLLFARGKRVWCRYLCPVSGVFALLARLAPLHFQVDEQRWQENRAPRRPPPNCAPLLDIRRMRGAADCHACGRCSGQRDAVRLIARSSSEEILQATAGTLSPWDARLLLFGVIGLAMGAFQWTVSPWFIALKQALAQWLVAHELLWPLQDNAPWWLLTHYPQLNDSFSWLDGFCILAYLGLSALLLGTSLMLLMRLAARLAGNRAEYLPLAITLTPMGGAGLFLGLSATTVKLLRYEGLLLEWVQPARAGLLVAAMAWSLWLGWKRLEHSAASPLQRLPALACLTVASGLVGYGWWLQFWGW, encoded by the coding sequence ATGCCTTACCTGAACCCCTGGCTCCAGCGCCTGGGCGACGGCATGCGGCGCCACGGCGCGACCATTCGTGCCGTGCAATGGATGGTGGTGCTGTTCTACGTGGTGCTGCTGGTGGTGCCCGCGCTGCTGCCGTTGCCCAGCAGTCAGGCGCGGCTGCTGGATAACCTGACGTTGCTGGCACAGTTTCTGTTCTGGGGCTTGTGGTGGCCGTTCGTGCTGCTCTCCATCGTGCTGTTCGGTCGGCTCTGGTGCGGTGTGCTGTGTCCCGAAGGCGCGCTGAGCGAATGGGCCAGTCGCTACGGTAAGGGGCTGGGGATGCCGCGAGGCCTGCGCTGGGCCGGCTGGTCAACCCTGGCGTTCTGCCTGACGACGATTTACGGCCAACTCATCAGCGTCTACGACTATGCCCAGGCCGCGCTGCTGATCCTCGGCGGCTCGACCGTCGCGGCAGTCATCGTCGGCCTGCTGTTCGCCCGTGGCAAACGGGTGTGGTGCCGCTACCTGTGCCCGGTCAGTGGCGTCTTCGCCCTACTTGCGCGCCTGGCACCGCTGCACTTTCAGGTGGACGAACAACGCTGGCAGGAAAACCGCGCCCCGCGTCGCCCTCCCCCCAATTGCGCGCCCTTGTTGGATATCCGCCGAATGCGCGGCGCCGCCGATTGCCACGCCTGTGGCCGTTGCAGCGGCCAGCGCGATGCGGTGCGCCTGATCGCCCGCTCCAGCAGCGAGGAAATCCTCCAGGCCACGGCCGGCACGCTCTCGCCTTGGGATGCACGTCTGCTGTTGTTCGGTGTCATCGGCCTGGCCATGGGCGCCTTTCAATGGACCGTCAGTCCCTGGTTCATCGCCTTGAAGCAGGCATTGGCCCAATGGCTGGTGGCGCATGAGCTGCTCTGGCCGTTGCAAGACAACGCACCTTGGTGGCTATTGACGCACTATCCGCAACTCAACGACAGCTTCAGCTGGCTCGATGGCTTTTGCATCCTCGCCTATCTCGGCTTGAGTGCCTTGCTGCTCGGCACTTCGCTGATGCTATTGATGCGCCTGGCGGCACGACTGGCGGGCAATCGCGCAGAATATTTGCCCCTGGCCATCACCCTGACGCCCATGGGTGGTGCGGGGCTGTTCCTCGGCCTGTCGGCCACTACCGTCAAACTGCTGCGCTATGAAGGGTTGTTGCTCGAGTGGGTGCAGCCGGCTCGGGCCGGGCTGTTGGTGGCGGCGATGGCCTGGAGCCTGTGGCTGGGTTGGAAACGGCTGGAACACAGCGCAGCATCACCCCTCCAGCGACTACCCGCCCTCGCCTGCCTGACAGTGGCCAGCGGTTTGGTGGGTTATGGTTGGTGGTTGCAGTTTTGGGGGTGGTGA